A stretch of DNA from Mucilaginibacter daejeonensis:
GCCACGATCACCGGCGACGAGTTGGAGGTAGATATGGTGAACGAGCCATCAAGGCCCGTTTTGGTCACTGCCGTTTCGCCTTTTACCTGCACATCTATACCGGGTAGCGGTGTGCCGAGCGTATCGATCACCTTACCATTGATCTGCACAGGCACAGCTAACTGTGGCCTTGCTTTGATAATGATCGTTTTTTTCTTGACCTCGTAAGTAAAGGGCTGCCCCTGAAACAAGCGCGGTATCAGATCAGAAAGCTCAGTGTTGCTGGCGCTCAGCGTTACCGGCGAAGCGTTTTTCAGAAAGCTGGCATCGTACACGAACTGGTAGCCGCTCTTTTTTGAAAGATCGGCCATGGCCTTGGCAAATGGCGTGTTCTTGTACTCGACCGTTATCTTTTGTGCCGATGCCTGCATGGAGAACAGCATCACCAGACACAGTAAAAATGTATACAGTTTGCTTTTTTCGGGACATAGTAAGCCTACACCCCTCTGTTTTTGGGTAAAAAGAACCATAGTAAATTATTAGGTGATTAATAGTGTATAAGGAGAGTAAAGTTGAACGGAGCAGCACGTTACATGACCGTTACCCTCCTTTCGTCGATCTTGAATTTGACACCGCTGGTGGTGGTGATCATGCTAAGAACCTCTGACAGGTTGACCTGCCTGCTGATCCGCATGTACAGGTTCTTTTGTGGAAGCTTGCTATGATCGATCTCGAAGTTATACCACCTCGATAGTTTGTACATGATAACATCCAACGGCACGTTCTCGAAAACGAAGTCGCCGTCCTTCCAGGCGCTATACAGATCCGCATCCACGTCGTTGACCGTGATGCCTGTTGCTGTTGCATGGCTCTGTTGGCCTGGCTTCAACATGGCCGTGGCATTATGACTAGTCACCTTCACGCTACCCTCGGTAAGTGTGGTTACCGGACCGCCATCCTCAGGCTGATCGCTGATGTTGAACTGGGTGCCTAATACCTGCACCTTTTGACCACCTGTTGCTACGATGAAAGGCTTTTCTTTATTCTTTGCTACCTTAAAGTACGCCTCGCCGGTCAGTTTCACCACGCGTTGGTTGCCCGTGAAACCTACCGGGAATTCCAGTTTAGAGCAAGCATTAACTACCACCTCGGTACCATCGCTCAGGCGTACATGATATTGCCCGCCGCAAGGCGTGATGAGCGTGTTGATCCGCGCCAGTGCTGCGGTATCGGTTCCGTAGGCGGTGTAGGTGATCACGCCATTGGCTGTTTTAGCTATATTCACCCCCGCCGACCGCTGGATAATTTTGCCAGGCTTGGCCATGTTGAGGTCTACCGTATCAGTACCACCTATAGAAAGCATGGCAAAATTGCCGCCCGGCTTAAGGTCGGTGGTGTGAGGCTTATTAGCGTGCTTGTTCAGGAACAAGGCTCCGGCAACGCTGATCATCACTAACACACTTGCTGCGTAGTACCAAACCGCACGCGAACGGGATCTCATCGTTATAACAGGAGTTGCATCCCGCCCGGCATGCTGCATGATGCGGCTGCGAACGTTTTGGAGCAACGCCTGATCAGGTATCCTCTGATCACCAACATTGGTGTTCCTTAAAGCCTCTGCAAGTAACTGCTTAAGCTCACTTTCGCCGCCCTTTTCCAGGAAGCGAAAGAGTTCGTCAAGCTCTTGCCGGGTGGCCACATTGTTCAGGAACTTCTGATAAATGTCAGCTATTTGTTCGTTCTTATTCATATAACACTTGCTAATACGCTCAACTTTTCAAAACACACTATCCGAAAGCAAGAAAATTTGAAAAAAAATGAAACAATTTCGAGATCAGCGATTCAATACCCAAGAAATGAGCAATAATGTTAGCGTTTTTGAATTAAAGATATATTCTTTGACAGACCGGGTGGCCTGAACCAACTGATTACTGACCGTTGATGCACTTATACCAAGCTCTTGAGCAGCTTCCTGGTAACTTTTTCCTTGCAAACGACATAATTTGAATATAGCGAGCCGCTGAGGTGGCAGTTTTTCGAGCGCTTCGTTCAGTAATTGACGCCTTTTTTCAAAAATTTGATCATCATTAACATCAGAATTATATATATCTGCGAAATGACCAATCATCTCTTGCTGCATACGGGCATCACGCGACAACTTGCGGTAATGGTCATATACCACATTCACTGCTATCGCATATAACCACGACCGGAACGAGCGCTCCAGGTCGATCTTTTCACGGTTATTCCAAACTTTCAAGAAGACATCTTGCAATAGTTCCTCGGCGGCACCATCATCTTTTACCATGCTTAAGATCTTGGCCAAAAGTGGTGCACTGTACCGGTCATATACCTGCCCAAAGGCCTGGACGTCTCCCTGCTTTAATAAAATAATGTGTTCATGCCCGGCTTCCAAACCAACACAAGTAATGAAGTTGCTAAAAAAAGAATGTCAAGTTAATCTAACAGAGAAGCCTGCCCTCCCTGCTTAATTAGCTAAGTTAAAAATTCTTTGGAAATAAGCGAGCATTTGGGTGCAAGACCAGCACTTATGGTTTATAGCGAGCAATACCCTTACGAATCAATGATGAGGCGAGAAGGAAATACGGACTTCAGAGAAAGCAGTGGCGCTCGGTAAGATCAGCTTGCCTTGTTGGATATTTGATGGATGATGTTATCTAACTCGTCGGCGCTTTGAGTAAGCATCTGGGTGAGCATGGGTATCTCCGAAGCGTCCTGTACCCCACTTAGGATCTGGGTGATGCCCATGATGTTGGCCAGAGGACGGCGCACGCCATGTGATTGAATAAAGCTGATCTCATCTAACTGTGAAGAAGCCTCATCAAGCTTGGTCTGCGTGTCAACGAATTCGGTGATGTTATACCCCACGCAAAAGATACCCTGCGGTAATCCGTCATCATCTAACATACCCTGCATTTCCCATTGAGTGATCACATAACCACCTTTACCATCGTGCTTACGTAATGTTACAGGGAACAAGCTGGCGGGATCTGCAAAGCATTTGGGCCCAGCCTCTTCGCAAAGGCGTATATCTTCGGGGTGTAAGGTCACCGAAAAATGCTGACCGAGCAGGCTGCCTTTACCGAAACTAAAATTACGGTCGTAGTTAGGGCTCACATAGCTATACCGGCTGTCCATCCCGATGGCGATAGTATAAAAGAATAAAGAAGACTCTAAAAAATTATTGATATGGGTATATCTTACCATTGTGGATGTTTCCTTGGCCGCCAAAGATCGTTTTAAAATGTAGTATCGGAAGCATTATCGAAACTTTTAGGAAGCGGCTTGAATGTTAACAAGATACCACATCCCTTCAAATTAGCACAATACTGCGCCTGATCAACCTAATTGTTACATATTGAGGCACCTGAACGCCTTCTAATAACCATTGAGTGCACTTTGATGATATATACGTGAACTGAATGACGTCAGTTCAGCGGCAAGGCCCCATTTTGATAATAGGCTTTGATCCCTTTACGTAAAAATCCACCATCATCGTCAGCAGTTTCGTTGCTGGCGGTGGAGCCGTTACCCTTCAGGTCATAATAACTGGTACAACTGGATTCGCCCCTACCGAACAAGAAGGCGATCACCCCGGCCTTTTGGTAAGCCGACAAATTAGCGGTGTTGGTATCGTTCATTACAGGCTGCAAAAAGTACTCGGCGCGGTTATCCTTGTAATGACCTGGGGTATTGTTACAGGTATTGGTGATACTGTTACCGATCGGGATCTGCCATAAAATGATCTTTTGACCGGTAATTTGATTAAGTTTTTTCAGGAAACGTTGAAAACGGTCAAAATCGCTCAGGTTATGATTGGCTTCCTCGGCCTTTACCGACCAAAGCGCATCGGCCTTATTTCTCACGAGCATATCGTAACCCGCATCGCGATCCGCAAACTCAGAAAAGATCATATCGAATTTGGCATTCAGCGAATGGTACCAGGCAGCCGTCTCGGCGGCGGCCTTTTCGGGGTCATGCTTGCCTTTGATCACATCCATACCAGTGGACCATTGCGATGCATGCCACGCCAGGATCACATTTGGAGCATACTTGTTACGCATGCTTACGATAGCCTGCGCCAATCCCTTGGCATCATTACTAAAGGAAAGCACATCGGCTTGTTTGCTTGCCCCTACCTTGACCGTGTTGCGGGTAGCGTCGTTCCTATACATTTGCAAATAGCCGAACAGATCAGGCTCATAATGGATGATAACGGTCTTGCCGTAATTCTTACAGATCTGGAGCAGCAATTTCCAATCGTCAAAATAATGGTTCATTACCTCAACATCGTTCAGGTTGGTGGTAGCCGGTTCCTCGTAACGATGCTTGGCAGGTACTATATTATAGTAGGTAAATACAGGCATCTTGCCCATCTTACCGATCTGATCCAAAAAATTACGGGCGAATTGACCATTGGGCGAGTTCCAGGTGGCCCAGCCATTAGAGAAGATATCACCGGCCAGATACTGATACTGATAGTCACATTGCGGAATGTATTTGTCGCTTACCGATATATCACCCTCGGTACCAAAGGCTAACCGGCTTGGCAGGCCAGACGGCAACCTTGCGGTATCAGTGTTAGAAAGATCAGGACCTGTAGCTTTATAGGCCGCATCGCTAAGCGGTGCTAAGCCTTTTTTGATACAGCCCGTTACCAGTAGTAAAAAGCAAACTAAGATCAATAGACTCGAACGCTGCATAAACTAATTAGGGGAAAAAGTTTTCTACGAGTTTACAAGTAACTATGTTACAGCAATAAATTTAACAGAAACTTTCTATTTTTCTTCTCAAAACATTTTATTTCTTTTTTTCTTTCCATTGATCGTTCAAACACTCACTTAAAGATCCCAGGCTTAACACCTCATTACCATGCAGTTTGGCCCCCATCAGTTTAATCATCAGCTTTAAAAATATTGGCTTGATCCATTTTTTTAACTAAAGGTTTTAATTGTGAAAGACTTGATAACCACTTGCCTGAATGACCATTTTAATTTTTATACTTGTTTAAATTTTATCACAATAAGTTATAAACCTTCCAATTTGATGTAACTAAAGATACCAAGGCTCGTATAAGCCAAAATGAGGCTTGTTGAACTTGGACGTACAGTGAGAAGACGATTGGAACTCAATTTCATGAATAGTAAGGTGAAGGCAAAGAAGATCAATGACAACAAAATGCTGGAATTAGCAGGTCGGCTTAAGACCGAACTGCCTGATTGTGGCTTTGCATTGCTTGCCTTCGATATCGAGAACGGAGAGACCTGCTCGAATTACGTATCGAACCTTACCGACGAATTTATGATCAAAGCTTTGGAGGTTCAATTGAACATCTTAAAAAGCCGCAACAACATTCCGTTGGTGCTGGAAGTTAAACCCTGATCACTGCCTCACACACCTTTTAAGGTCGTTACTTTTTTACTGTTAATTCTCCTCTTTGCCCTTTTTCTGGGGGGCTTATATACTTTTTGGTATATATTATACGTATGTATCTAATTAACCTCTACAATATATATTGTTACTGTACTTTAAATAATACACACGTGTTTAATTTTAAATACAAATTTTTTATTTTTTAGTGTAACAAATTATGTACCTTAGCGTAAACAGTTGATTAAAAGGCCAAACTTACCGTGCCAACTTTCTTTGAAAGTAATTTTGTTCGAAATTATGATCACTGTTTAGGACACTTTTAAGATCGGTCTCATATAATAAGAACTGTTATTATGAAAAAGGTACTTCAAAAACTGGTGTTATTTAGCTTATTTGCCGTATCAAGTGGTGCATCTTACGCCACTACTTATTATTTCTCCAGCACATCAGGTAATGATGCCCGCAGCAGCATGGAAGCAAGGAACCCTGCTACTCCATGGAGGTCCATCGAAAAATTGAATACCTTTTTTAAAGATCTTAACCCTGGCGACTCGGTGATGTTCAAACGCGGTGAAGTTTTTACCGGTGCTATCAAAGCCACTCGCTCAGGTGGTGTCTTTGCTCCTATCTATTTTGGTGCGTATGGTAAAGGCGCCCGCCCCGAGATCACTACCCTAACCAAGCTTACTAACTGGAAAGCAGTTGGCAACGGTATCTATGAAGCTCCCTGCACCGCAGGCGGCGACATGCTGATCATGAACGGCAAACAACAAGCCCTGGGCCGCTACCCTAACAAAGGTTACCTGACCGTACGTTCGCATAGTGGAAACAACTCGATCACCGATCAGGAGCTGCGGAACACCGCCCCATGGACGAGTGGCGAACTGGCGATCCGTAAGAACAGGTGGATCATTGACCGTAACAAGATACTATCACAAACCGGTGGCACGATCAACTACGAGGCCGGCTCGACCACTTATGAGCCTACTAACGGTTACGGTTACTTCATCCAAAACAACCCTAAAACGCTTGACCTTTTAGGCGAGTGGTACATGGATGCCGCACGTAATACCATGATGGTTTACTTTGGCAATAAAACTCCTGGCAATTACAACATTACTACTAACACTGCCGACAACCTTGTGGATGTTCAGCGCTGCAATTACCTTACCTTCGATAACATTAAATTCAGCGGTGCAGGCAAGAACGCCTTCAACCTGGTGCAGTCAAAAAAGATAACCATTAACGATTGCCATATCGATATGACCGGCGCCGTTGCCGTATTGGCAAATTACTCTCCGCTGCTTACCGTTACGAATACCACTATAAGCAATTCATTAAGCGGTGGCATCAACCTGGATGCTGGCTGCGCTAACGCCATGATCTCTGGTAACAGCATCTCTAACACTGGCCTTATAGCCGGTATGGGCAAAAGCAATTCAGGTACCTATGAGGCCATCACCTCGTTCGGCGACAATACCAAGATCGAGCGTAACAAGATCGATAGTGTAGGTTATAATGGTATCTACTTTGGTGGCAATACCTCATCGGCCAAGAACAACTGCATCAGCTATTTTTGCCTAACCAAAGATGACGGTGCAGGTATCTACATTGGCGATTGGTCAAAGACCGTTAACAAAAAGGTGACCAGCAACATCGTGTTGCACGGTATAGGCAACAGCGAAGGTGCGCTTTATACCAACTCCTTACAGGCTGAAGGTATCT
This window harbors:
- a CDS encoding FecR family protein, with the translated sequence MNKNEQIADIYQKFLNNVATRQELDELFRFLEKGGESELKQLLAEALRNTNVGDQRIPDQALLQNVRSRIMQHAGRDATPVITMRSRSRAVWYYAASVLVMISVAGALFLNKHANKPHTTDLKPGGNFAMLSIGGTDTVDLNMAKPGKIIQRSAGVNIAKTANGVITYTAYGTDTAALARINTLITPCGGQYHVRLSDGTEVVVNACSKLEFPVGFTGNQRVVKLTGEAYFKVAKNKEKPFIVATGGQKVQVLGTQFNISDQPEDGGPVTTLTEGSVKVTSHNATAMLKPGQQSHATATGITVNDVDADLYSAWKDGDFVFENVPLDVIMYKLSRWYNFEIDHSKLPQKNLYMRISRQVNLSEVLSMITTTSGVKFKIDERRVTVM
- a CDS encoding RNA polymerase sigma factor — its product is MEAGHEHIILLKQGDVQAFGQVYDRYSAPLLAKILSMVKDDGAAEELLQDVFLKVWNNREKIDLERSFRSWLYAIAVNVVYDHYRKLSRDARMQQEMIGHFADIYNSDVNDDQIFEKRRQLLNEALEKLPPQRLAIFKLCRLQGKSYQEAAQELGISASTVSNQLVQATRSVKEYIFNSKTLTLLLISWVLNR
- a CDS encoding PAS domain-containing protein, with the translated sequence MVRYTHINNFLESSLFFYTIAIGMDSRYSYVSPNYDRNFSFGKGSLLGQHFSVTLHPEDIRLCEEAGPKCFADPASLFPVTLRKHDGKGGYVITQWEMQGMLDDDGLPQGIFCVGYNITEFVDTQTKLDEASSQLDEISFIQSHGVRRPLANIMGITQILSGVQDASEIPMLTQMLTQSADELDNIIHQISNKAS
- a CDS encoding right-handed parallel beta-helix repeat-containing protein, whose product is MKKVLQKLVLFSLFAVSSGASYATTYYFSSTSGNDARSSMEARNPATPWRSIEKLNTFFKDLNPGDSVMFKRGEVFTGAIKATRSGGVFAPIYFGAYGKGARPEITTLTKLTNWKAVGNGIYEAPCTAGGDMLIMNGKQQALGRYPNKGYLTVRSHSGNNSITDQELRNTAPWTSGELAIRKNRWIIDRNKILSQTGGTINYEAGSTTYEPTNGYGYFIQNNPKTLDLLGEWYMDAARNTMMVYFGNKTPGNYNITTNTADNLVDVQRCNYLTFDNIKFSGAGKNAFNLVQSKKITINDCHIDMTGAVAVLANYSPLLTVTNTTISNSLSGGINLDAGCANAMISGNSISNTGLIAGMGKSNSGTYEAITSFGDNTKIERNKIDSVGYNGIYFGGNTSSAKNNCISYFCLTKDDGAGIYIGDWSKTVNKKVTSNIVLHGIGNSEGALYTNSLQAEGIYIDDNSESVTITNNTVSKCANNGIKVHNAKNINIFNNIVFDNGVQLRMEQDHYIPTSSYIRNNNVRNNTFFSSSERQPVAKFSTHLDDIDAFGHIDSNFYNKGNNDASSIKASRVKNGKNVNSNYSLSSWKATSGKDHSSVATTSDDVLFEYNASGKAKTLVLKQPYVDVHQKRYVNKIIIDSYSSVLLIAANNPSSIKHSSAITASLR